A single region of the Drosophila takahashii strain IR98-3 E-12201 chromosome 2R, DtakHiC1v2, whole genome shotgun sequence genome encodes:
- the LOC108060681 gene encoding lysozyme 2, which translates to MLRLLVGLTCLWLLVDSGFSYEVENKPVTEDCLDCLCETMSGCNASAICVNGACGIFRITWGYWVEAGQLTLPTDTALSDDAFTNCVNQPHCAANTVQNYMFKHGQDCNGDDHIDCLDFGALHKLGNLQCREELPYFFAKPFNRCLKDKERLAEGKIIKKQETTST; encoded by the exons ATGCTTCGATTACTCGTCGGTTTGACTTGTTTGTGGCTTCTGGTGGACAGTGGGTTCAGCTATGAGG TGGAAAACAAACCCGTCACGGAAGATTGCCTGGACTGTCTGTGCGAAACAATGAGTGGCTGCAATGCATCCGCCATTTGTGTAAATGGGGCCTGCGGTATATTCCGGATTACTTGGGGCTATTGGGTGGAGGCGGGCCAACTAACACTGCCCACAGATACGGCCCTTTCCGACGATG CCTTCACCAACTGCGTGAATCAGCCCCACTGTGCAGCCAACACGGTCCAGAACTATATGTTTAAGCATGGTCAGGATTGCAATGGAGACGATCACATCGATTGCCTGGACTTTGGAGCTCTCCATAAACTGGGAAATCTTCAGTGCCGGGAGGAGTTGCCCTATTTCTTCGCCAAGCCCTTCAACCGATGCCTAAAGGACAAGGAGCGATTGGCAGAGGGGAAGATCATCAAAAAGCAGGAGACGACTTCAACATAA